In a single window of the Candidatus Wallbacteria bacterium genome:
- a CDS encoding adenylate/guanylate cyclase domain-containing protein has translation MKLKQLIIKMVKLLIPIALLALAFAFKGQIYSFYGYFGKLLQNPQNAPFFSFILLALIIMNGLQFYLLFSLPFELNAARGAMKVKGQELERQLERLNNEFRDKAVKFTSLMVKVKDIASAIDKETLFTTIISVLEKGIEAEAVDIFLVDAKKQEAFLVRSNHYPQGADVKFKLSDESLLAKATREGLFVIRDEARKNALLAGLLNKGEIPAVVCVPLFKGKEIAGVINVGKLSGNREDVKEEEKLLITTVGRVAALAMANSNIYELTKDELVSQKKISQDQIEEKKKIKDVLSRYTSPAVMEQVLNHPEMLKLGGEKRMATVFFSDIRSFTTYSEKYPPERVVAILNEYLTAMTDIIMDYNGTLDKFVGDEIMAIWGVPVPQKEHAHLAVKASWAMLLKLKELQKSWQKRGVEPFDIGIGINTGEMIAGNMGSEKRMDYTVIGDHVNSASRIQTLTRQFNCHMLISEYTYQLVKEIVDAKALGYSQVKGKTQKILVYMINGVKL, from the coding sequence TTGAAACTGAAACAGCTGATCATCAAGATGGTCAAACTGCTGATCCCGATAGCGCTGCTCGCGCTGGCGTTCGCCTTCAAAGGTCAGATCTATTCCTTTTATGGATATTTCGGGAAGCTGCTGCAGAATCCTCAGAACGCTCCTTTTTTTTCCTTTATCCTGCTGGCCCTGATCATCATGAACGGGTTGCAGTTTTATCTGCTTTTCTCCCTGCCGTTCGAACTGAACGCCGCTCGCGGAGCGATGAAAGTCAAGGGACAGGAGCTCGAGCGCCAGTTGGAGCGTTTAAACAACGAGTTCAGGGATAAAGCGGTAAAATTCACCTCTCTGATGGTGAAAGTTAAGGACATTGCCTCTGCAATCGACAAGGAAACCCTGTTCACCACCATTATCAGTGTGCTGGAAAAAGGCATTGAAGCCGAGGCTGTAGATATTTTTCTGGTCGACGCCAAGAAGCAGGAAGCCTTTCTTGTGCGCAGCAACCACTATCCTCAGGGAGCAGACGTGAAATTCAAGCTGTCCGACGAATCCCTGCTCGCCAAAGCCACCCGGGAAGGACTGTTTGTAATCAGGGATGAAGCCAGGAAAAATGCGCTGCTGGCCGGACTTTTGAACAAGGGTGAAATTCCGGCTGTGGTCTGCGTTCCCCTTTTCAAGGGCAAAGAGATCGCCGGCGTCATCAATGTAGGGAAACTGAGTGGAAACCGCGAGGATGTCAAGGAAGAAGAGAAGCTCCTGATCACTACAGTCGGGCGCGTTGCGGCACTTGCAATGGCCAACTCGAATATCTATGAACTGACAAAAGACGAGCTGGTTTCTCAGAAGAAAATTTCTCAGGACCAGATCGAGGAAAAAAAGAAGATCAAAGATGTTCTTTCGAGATATACATCCCCTGCTGTCATGGAACAGGTGCTGAACCATCCTGAAATGCTCAAGCTGGGCGGCGAGAAACGCATGGCTACTGTTTTTTTCTCCGATATCCGCAGTTTCACCACCTATTCCGAAAAATATCCTCCTGAACGGGTGGTGGCGATCCTTAACGAATATTTAACCGCAATGACCGATATCATCATGGACTACAACGGCACCCTGGACAAGTTCGTGGGCGACGAAATCATGGCCATCTGGGGAGTGCCTGTTCCCCAGAAAGAGCATGCCCACCTGGCAGTGAAAGCTTCCTGGGCCATGCTCCTGAAACTCAAGGAGCTTCAGAAGAGCTGGCAGAAGAGAGGCGTGGAACCATTCGACATCGGCATCGGCATCAATACAGGCGAGATGATCGCAGGGAACATGGGATCTGAAAAACGAATGGACTATACAGTGATCGGAGATCATGTGAACTCCGCCTCCAGGATTCAGACACTCACCAGACAATTCAACTGCCACATGCTGATCAGCGAGTACACTTACCAGCTCGTGAAGGAGATTGTGGACGCCAAGGCGCTGGGCTATTCGCAGGTCAAAGGCAAGACTCAGAAAATACTTGTTTACATGATAAACGGCGTAAAGCTGTAA
- the fliQ gene encoding flagellar biosynthesis protein FliQ → MDQTVVISLARDALKISIAAAGPILILGVLVGLVVSILQTATSIQEQTLTFVPKILAILFAMVYFGPKILSDLVEFTVKLLGNLRYFVG, encoded by the coding sequence ATGGATCAGACTGTTGTGATCTCACTTGCCCGTGATGCTTTGAAGATATCGATTGCCGCTGCCGGACCGATACTGATTCTGGGAGTGCTGGTAGGTCTGGTGGTGTCGATTCTCCAGACTGCCACATCCATCCAGGAACAGACCCTGACATTTGTGCCTAAAATACTGGCGATTCTTTTCGCGATGGTTTACTTCGGTCCCAAAATCCTGTCAGACCTGGTGGAATTTACAGTCAAGCTGCTTGGAAATCTTCGGTATTTTGTCGGATGA
- the fliP gene encoding flagellar type III secretion system pore protein FliP (The bacterial flagellar biogenesis protein FliP forms a type III secretion system (T3SS)-type pore required for flagellar assembly.), translating to MNRIRMVSLRICSKEIERKWIQRTIELILLFLLFSIPLQAAPGPITIPNLNIQIGQSSNPKDFGINLQLLLILTVLSLAPTILVMVTSFTRIIIVFSFMRQAIGTPSMPSNQILINMALILTFYIMNPTFTKIYQEALNPYLENKITQTQALETALSPLKKFMFRQTRESDLELFLKTAGQDKPKSESDVPFHVLMSAFVLSEVKTSFQMGVVIFVPFLVIDMVVASTLMSMGMIMLPPVMVSLPFKVLLFVMADGWSLVIKSLVESFG from the coding sequence GTGAATCGAATCAGAATGGTCTCGCTGCGGATTTGCTCAAAAGAAATAGAACGAAAATGGATTCAGCGCACGATTGAACTGATTTTATTATTCCTGCTCTTTTCAATCCCGCTTCAGGCGGCTCCCGGACCGATCACAATCCCAAACCTCAACATTCAGATCGGCCAATCCTCGAATCCCAAGGATTTCGGCATCAACCTGCAGCTTCTGCTGATCCTGACCGTGCTTTCCCTTGCTCCCACCATTCTGGTGATGGTGACATCCTTCACCAGGATCATTATCGTTTTTTCCTTCATGCGGCAGGCCATCGGCACTCCGTCGATGCCTTCCAATCAGATTCTGATCAATATGGCTCTGATCCTGACCTTCTATATCATGAATCCGACTTTCACCAAGATCTATCAGGAAGCCCTGAATCCGTATCTGGAAAACAAGATCACGCAGACTCAGGCTTTGGAAACAGCATTGTCTCCCTTGAAAAAATTCATGTTCAGGCAGACCAGGGAGAGCGACCTTGAACTCTTTTTAAAAACTGCCGGACAGGACAAACCCAAGAGCGAGTCCGATGTCCCGTTTCATGTGCTGATGTCCGCGTTTGTGCTTTCTGAAGTCAAGACATCCTTTCAGATGGGAGTAGTGATTTTTGTCCCCTTCCTCGTGATCGACATGGTTGTGGCCAGCACTCTGATGTCGATGGGAATGATCATGCTGCCGCCAGTGATGGTCTCGCTGCCTTTCAAAGTGCTGCTTTTCGTGATGGCAGACGGCTGGAGCCTGGTGATCAAATCGCTGGTGGAGAGCTTTGGCTGA
- a CDS encoding type II secretion system protein GspG — protein MLKKGFTLIELMIILVVIGILVAVGLPRFNQFIEEGRVSATKQEMSAIKSAAKMYEMHMRVMPQSTYNLMVAPADNYSNSKAPWIAGVEVWKGPYMDGAVEDVCTDAWGHPYIVYYETAGPSGFVVYSFGPDGLKGTATPNDDIKDWLRYDGGEAKAGPAGYFTWDQVPGNFQNLTPMLGVSPN, from the coding sequence ATGCTTAAAAAAGGTTTCACTTTGATCGAACTGATGATCATTCTGGTAGTAATTGGTATCCTGGTGGCAGTTGGATTGCCTCGTTTCAATCAATTCATTGAAGAAGGCCGGGTTTCCGCCACCAAACAGGAAATGTCAGCGATCAAATCCGCGGCCAAGATGTATGAGATGCACATGCGTGTCATGCCGCAGTCCACTTACAACCTGATGGTGGCTCCGGCAGACAATTATTCCAACAGCAAAGCTCCCTGGATCGCAGGAGTCGAAGTCTGGAAAGGCCCTTACATGGATGGTGCAGTGGAAGACGTCTGTACCGATGCCTGGGGACACCCCTATATCGTATATTATGAAACTGCAGGTCCTTCAGGATTTGTGGTCTATTCATTCGGCCCGGACGGCCTGAAAGGCACAGCCACTCCCAATGACGACATCAAGGACTGGCTCAGATATGACGGCGGCGAAGCCAAAGCCGGTCCTGCTGGATATTTTACCTGGGATCAGGTACCCGGGAACTTCCAGAACCTCACGCCTATGCTTGGCGTCAGTCCCAACTGA
- a CDS encoding HD domain-containing protein translates to MPLITVYFLNKDQESFHLSAERPELRMGRGKDNLIVLEDYKVSRTHARIYYEVNGAYIEDLGSTNGVFVNRKRVKKARLIHNDEIMIGDTMIVFRRDTAIPELIQGVFDEREGQSGKTEKKVSDNLEQMAKQLEKTIAMAEQGKSAINYCDLKKIHDSLTGTLNSCREMEKSYQIMLTLNRINEAVSSVYDLRELLNLIIDMVIKIMNAERGFLMLYSAETKELVPAVARKMHDVLSSEERQGVSKSIASQVAKSGKSIVTTDALLDPRFKEGASIINMNIRSVMCVPLKTRREIVGVLYVDNRQKSHCFNSKDLKLLEGFAAQAATAIEKTKLYADLEESYLASVEVLANVLDASDPYTHGHSVRVSRYSVEIAEQMGLNEMLIKNLRYGSLLHDIGKVGIPPEIINKTGRLSDSEFELIRKHPVKGFEIIKPIKFLEEKLSAIRYHHESFNGKGYPSGLAGTKIPIEARIVAVADSFDAMTSTRSYRQAMEYEAAMAEIRKNSGTQFDPQVVESFLKISKKCYDEILNSDVSIISIGNERH, encoded by the coding sequence ATGCCGTTAATCACCGTATATTTTTTAAACAAGGATCAGGAGTCATTTCATCTTTCCGCTGAGCGGCCCGAATTGCGGATGGGCAGGGGGAAAGACAATCTGATTGTTTTAGAAGATTATAAGGTTTCCCGTACCCATGCCAGAATTTATTATGAAGTCAACGGAGCTTATATTGAAGATCTCGGCAGCACGAACGGAGTCTTTGTCAATCGGAAGAGAGTGAAAAAAGCGAGGCTTATCCACAACGACGAGATCATGATCGGTGACACCATGATCGTTTTCCGGAGGGACACCGCAATTCCCGAATTGATCCAGGGAGTTTTTGACGAACGGGAAGGACAGAGTGGAAAGACCGAGAAGAAGGTCAGCGACAATCTGGAACAGATGGCGAAACAGCTGGAAAAGACGATTGCCATGGCAGAGCAGGGGAAGAGTGCAATCAACTATTGCGACCTGAAAAAAATTCATGACTCCCTGACTGGAACCTTGAATTCGTGCCGGGAAATGGAAAAATCCTATCAGATCATGCTGACTCTAAACAGGATCAACGAAGCTGTCAGTTCTGTCTATGATCTCCGGGAACTTCTGAATCTGATCATTGACATGGTGATCAAGATCATGAACGCGGAGCGGGGATTTCTGATGTTATACAGCGCAGAAACCAAGGAACTCGTCCCTGCGGTCGCCAGGAAAATGCACGATGTGCTGTCAAGCGAAGAGCGGCAGGGCGTCAGCAAGAGCATCGCCTCTCAGGTGGCCAAGAGCGGAAAATCCATCGTCACCACCGATGCTTTGCTGGATCCCAGGTTCAAGGAAGGAGCCAGCATCATCAACATGAACATCCGCTCAGTGATGTGCGTGCCTCTGAAAACCAGGCGCGAGATCGTGGGGGTGCTCTATGTCGACAACCGGCAGAAGTCCCATTGTTTTAACAGTAAAGACTTGAAACTTCTGGAAGGTTTCGCCGCTCAGGCGGCTACTGCCATAGAAAAAACCAAACTCTATGCGGACCTGGAAGAAAGTTATCTGGCTTCGGTTGAAGTTCTGGCCAATGTCCTGGATGCTTCTGATCCTTACACACATGGACATTCTGTGCGCGTGTCCCGCTACTCTGTGGAGATTGCGGAACAGATGGGTCTGAATGAGATGCTGATCAAGAATCTGCGCTACGGCTCACTTCTTCACGATATCGGCAAGGTGGGTATCCCGCCTGAAATCATCAACAAGACCGGACGCCTGTCGGATTCCGAGTTTGAGTTGATCAGAAAGCACCCGGTCAAGGGATTTGAAATCATCAAACCGATCAAATTCCTGGAGGAAAAACTTTCTGCCATCCGGTATCATCACGAAAGTTTCAACGGGAAGGGTTATCCGAGCGGACTGGCAGGGACTAAAATACCCATTGAAGCCAGGATCGTGGCTGTGGCTGATTCTTTCGACGCCATGACCTCCACCCGATCCTACCGTCAGGCCATGGAGTATGAAGCTGCCATGGCGGAAATCCGCAAAAATTCCGGTACTCAGTTCGACCCGCAGGTGGTGGAATCTTTTCTCAAAATTTCCAAAAAATGTTATGACGAGATCTTGAATTCAGATGTCAGCATCATCTCAATCGGAAATGAAAGGCACTGA
- a CDS encoding DUF401 family protein — MLKIGLILLLFIVLLAMRLPLYITLFAAAFLTGFQYLIMPEDFLRIFVSTLSDRDVWELFIAIYLILFLAKLIEVYKVFPPVFNFLHQRLRDKRLIIPIFPSILGLLPMLGGAVFSAPFVEEAGRNLTLEPEHKTFANYWFRHVWEFFFPLYSGVVMMVKILGVPLWMIVKSQWYMTPIALVYGVGYLFHFIKKQPPPDSDLGSEQAISGKQVLTAFFPFIVIVIGVFLKLDFVVLIALATIPYAIWLTVKMKGSFWRVLYDSLEIKMAALIVTVFFFKKTIELSGMAMEFKVYSQNAGFSVELLLILLPFMIGLLTGVSNAFVGIGFPLLLPLLRQNGDVDFSRVLLAYVSGYGGVLCSPVHLCLILSNEYFGSRLHKVYPPVILGVAILIGVALCRVLF, encoded by the coding sequence ATGCTGAAAATCGGATTAATCCTGCTTCTGTTCATTGTGCTACTCGCGATGAGACTGCCGCTCTATATCACTTTGTTTGCCGCAGCATTCCTGACCGGTTTTCAGTACTTGATCATGCCCGAAGATTTCCTGAGAATCTTTGTCTCCACCTTGTCTGACCGTGATGTATGGGAACTTTTCATCGCTATTTACCTGATCCTGTTTCTGGCTAAACTGATTGAAGTTTACAAGGTTTTCCCCCCGGTCTTTAATTTCCTGCACCAGCGGCTGCGAGACAAGCGCCTGATCATTCCGATTTTCCCATCGATACTTGGACTGCTGCCCATGCTGGGCGGGGCGGTCTTTTCAGCTCCATTTGTAGAAGAAGCCGGCCGCAACCTCACCCTTGAACCCGAACATAAGACTTTTGCCAATTACTGGTTCCGCCATGTCTGGGAGTTTTTTTTCCCCCTCTATTCTGGTGTAGTGATGATGGTGAAAATACTGGGAGTCCCGCTCTGGATGATAGTCAAGAGTCAGTGGTATATGACTCCAATCGCCCTGGTTTACGGAGTGGGATACTTATTCCATTTCATCAAAAAGCAACCTCCGCCGGATTCCGACCTGGGCTCTGAGCAGGCAATCAGCGGGAAACAGGTTTTGACTGCATTTTTCCCCTTCATCGTGATAGTGATAGGAGTATTTCTGAAGTTGGATTTCGTGGTTTTGATAGCTCTGGCCACGATCCCTTACGCCATCTGGCTCACTGTGAAAATGAAGGGGTCTTTCTGGAGGGTTCTGTACGATTCATTGGAGATCAAAATGGCGGCATTGATTGTCACAGTTTTCTTTTTCAAGAAAACGATTGAACTTTCAGGAATGGCGATGGAATTCAAGGTGTATTCTCAGAACGCGGGATTCAGCGTCGAACTTCTGCTGATTCTGCTGCCATTTATGATCGGGCTGCTTACCGGTGTCTCGAATGCTTTTGTCGGCATCGGTTTTCCCCTGCTCCTGCCCCTTCTCCGTCAGAACGGCGACGTGGACTTTTCCAGAGTTCTGCTGGCATATGTGTCCGGATACGGAGGCGTGCTCTGTTCCCCGGTACATCTCTGCCTGATTCTCTCCAACGAATATTTCGGGTCCCGGCTTCATAAAGTTTACCCGCCTGTGATCCTTGGAGTTGCGATCCTGATCGGAGTTGCACTATGCAGGGTATTGTTTTAG
- a CDS encoding flagellar biosynthetic protein FliO yields MICSFLFLAAVASEELSLFTRESRDSINFQPNLNFEGMLLRISVSLALIIGLILVFHFFLSRRSYTQGSEAFRVLECFPLGPKRMLYLVEACERLLILGVTDEQISLITEIDKEQRDLWKIKYEKKSVDFGKLIKGKLSKRQVTVNELQKQIEKLRKINKIS; encoded by the coding sequence ATGATCTGTTCCTTCTTATTTCTGGCCGCCGTTGCTTCCGAAGAACTGTCTCTTTTTACCAGGGAATCCAGGGACAGCATCAATTTCCAGCCCAATCTGAATTTCGAGGGCATGCTGCTGCGGATTTCCGTTTCCCTGGCTCTGATCATAGGGTTAATCCTGGTTTTCCATTTTTTCCTCTCGCGCAGATCTTATACGCAGGGAAGCGAAGCCTTCAGGGTGCTGGAGTGTTTCCCGCTCGGACCCAAGCGCATGCTCTATCTGGTGGAGGCATGCGAGCGTCTGCTGATTCTCGGGGTTACGGACGAGCAGATCTCGCTGATTACGGAAATCGATAAAGAGCAGCGCGATCTCTGGAAAATAAAATACGAAAAAAAGAGCGTGGATTTTGGAAAACTGATCAAGGGAAAGCTCTCCAAGCGTCAGGTCACAGTCAATGAACTGCAGAAACAGATTGAAAAACTGCGCAAGATCAATAAAATCAGCTGA
- a CDS encoding prepilin-type N-terminal cleavage/methylation domain-containing protein, whose product MTRLRGITLIEIVISLAVSSIVLMAAYSFFNVSVQSWDFSSSRMDAAQSSTYIIDTLEKLLKENYFNCMEWYVGTEKYDIETIKTQLALPRKWRSAFAFRNGIALPFDAEDQIDEHSKYYGLYNDLISHEVRLWNSRFENGNRVETNSLLGQNVSEMTLTFFDKNFTTKEVPSLSVTWYTSREICWVGIKVKSVVGKESSESSRMISLWR is encoded by the coding sequence ATGACCAGGCTTAGAGGCATCACATTGATCGAGATCGTCATTTCCCTGGCAGTGTCTTCGATCGTGCTGATGGCTGCCTACAGTTTTTTCAACGTATCAGTGCAGTCCTGGGATTTTTCCAGTTCCAGAATGGATGCGGCTCAGAGCAGCACCTATATCATTGACACACTGGAAAAGCTGCTGAAGGAAAACTATTTCAACTGCATGGAATGGTATGTCGGGACTGAGAAATACGACATTGAAACGATCAAAACTCAGCTTGCATTGCCCAGAAAGTGGAGATCAGCGTTTGCATTCAGGAACGGAATCGCTCTGCCGTTCGACGCAGAGGATCAGATCGATGAACATTCCAAATACTACGGACTGTACAATGACTTGATTTCTCATGAAGTCAGACTCTGGAACAGTCGTTTCGAAAACGGGAACCGGGTTGAAACCAATTCTCTTCTTGGGCAGAACGTCTCGGAAATGACCCTCACTTTTTTTGACAAGAATTTCACCACCAAGGAAGTTCCGAGTTTGAGCGTGACATGGTATACTAGCAGAGAGATATGCTGGGTTGGCATCAAAGTCAAATCAGTGGTCGGCAAGGAGTCCTCGGAAAGCAGCAGGATGATTTCTTTATGGAGGTAG
- a CDS encoding prepilin-type N-terminal cleavage/methylation domain-containing protein, with product MKHDAFTLIELSIAIVLIGIIAVIGYPNLSRMYYVFQLEGCVVNVAGDIRFIMNESLSHKEVVRQNGTGEAYINVCYGLEFTSDKSYKLYRYVYNPDTKTWDVENDLTEVKFFPAGAQIEGFSDPVSPPPHKILYNNRGEPTGDGINLLGNNQIIFRSTYINQTRKITIDLSTGKPRIE from the coding sequence GTGAAACATGATGCTTTTACCCTGATCGAATTGTCGATAGCGATCGTGCTGATCGGTATCATAGCAGTCATCGGTTATCCAAACCTCAGCAGAATGTATTATGTGTTTCAGCTGGAAGGCTGTGTGGTGAATGTGGCCGGCGATATCAGGTTCATCATGAACGAATCTCTTTCTCATAAGGAAGTGGTCAGGCAGAACGGCACTGGGGAAGCTTACATCAATGTCTGCTACGGGCTTGAATTTACCAGCGACAAATCATACAAGCTGTATCGCTATGTTTACAACCCGGATACCAAAACCTGGGATGTGGAAAACGATCTTACGGAAGTGAAATTTTTCCCGGCAGGCGCGCAAATCGAAGGTTTCTCAGACCCGGTTTCTCCTCCTCCCCATAAAATCCTGTATAATAACCGGGGAGAACCGACTGGAGATGGAATCAACCTGCTCGGCAATAACCAGATAATTTTTCGTTCGACATACATCAATCAGACCAGAAAGATTACGATTGACCTCAGCACAGGAAAACCGAGGATTGAATGA
- the fliR gene encoding flagellar biosynthetic protein FliR gives MENAVFNQLFLFLLINVRMGTFIQLLPVFGGQTIPIRYKAGMTAIFSLVVLPFVALRAIPGNIVGFVLLLCSEILLGMMLGILCAVIFEVFHAAGSYLGLELGFSLVDVIDPYNANGFTGMDSFLYLFSVLIFFAINGHLMLVDAIIQSFRTIPIGGLSISPDFGRILIENFAWMFYFSFLIVLPIVASILIVHIALGVVAKTAPRVQVFLISFPLKIGVGLGLLILIFPGVAILISKVYLRLYQELNTALRLLS, from the coding sequence ATGGAAAATGCCGTTTTCAATCAGCTTTTTCTGTTTTTACTGATCAATGTCCGGATGGGTACATTCATCCAGCTGCTGCCGGTATTCGGCGGACAGACGATCCCCATCCGTTACAAAGCCGGAATGACCGCGATCTTCAGTCTGGTCGTACTCCCTTTTGTTGCCCTGCGGGCCATCCCGGGAAACATTGTCGGTTTCGTCCTTCTGCTTTGCAGTGAAATCCTGCTGGGTATGATGCTGGGAATACTCTGCGCAGTGATTTTTGAGGTTTTTCACGCTGCCGGCAGTTATCTTGGCCTGGAACTCGGTTTCAGCCTGGTGGACGTGATCGACCCATACAATGCAAACGGTTTCACCGGCATGGACTCCTTCCTGTATTTATTTTCTGTGCTGATCTTTTTTGCGATCAACGGACACCTGATGCTTGTGGATGCGATTATCCAGAGTTTCAGAACCATTCCCATCGGAGGTTTATCGATATCTCCTGATTTCGGCAGGATATTGATCGAAAATTTCGCCTGGATGTTCTATTTTTCTTTTCTGATAGTTCTCCCGATCGTGGCTTCCATCCTGATCGTACACATTGCTCTGGGTGTTGTGGCCAAAACCGCACCGAGGGTGCAGGTGTTCCTGATCTCCTTTCCCCTGAAGATCGGTGTTGGACTGGGACTGCTGATCCTGATTTTTCCTGGTGTGGCGATCCTCATCTCAAAGGTATATCTGAGGCTTTATCAGGAACTTAACACTGCCCTGAGGCTTTTATCATGA